From Mucilaginibacter gotjawali:
TGATGCTACGCCAAAGCGCGATCCGGCAGTGATTATGAAAGATTATCTGGCGCAGAAAAATAAACCCGGGTTTGACCTGAAGCAGTTTGTTACCGATAACTTTGATATACCGGGCGGACCCAAAACTATTTTCAAAAGTGATATCAATACGGGCATCCGCAAGCATATTGATACATTGTGGCAGGTGCTTTACCGCAGGCACGATACGGTATCAAAGTATTCGTCGTTATTGCCAATGCCAAATGATTTTATAATTCCGGGCGGGCGGTTTCGCGAAACCTATTACTGGGATTCGTATTTTACGATGCTGGGCCTCCAGGAAAGCCATCAAACAAAGATCATTCAAAACATGATCGGGAATTTCGCCTACATGATTGATAAATACGGGTTTATTCCTAACGGAACACGTACCTATTATTTGACGCGGTCGCAGCCCCCGTTTTTTTCAATGATGCTGGATGTTTTGGCTAAGGACCAGGGCAAGCAGGTTTTGGTTAAATATCAGCCCGAACTTTTAAAAGAATATGCGTTTTGGATGAAAGGTTCAGCAAAACTGAAGCCGGGGCAGGCCTACCGCAATTCAGTACGAATGCCGGGCGGCGAAATATTAAACCGTTATTGGGATGAATCTGACAAACCCCGCGAGGAATCGTTTAAGAAAGATGTAAATGCTGCAAAATTAACAAAGCAGGATACCAATGCCTTTTACCGTAATATTCGTGCAGCTGCCGAGTCGGGCTGGGATTTTAGTACCCGATGGATGGATACCACCGGTAAGCTGGAGACTATTCAAACTACCTTTATTATCCCGGTTGATCTGAACTGTTTGCTTTACCACCTTGAATTGTCAATAGCGTCATCGTACCAGCTCAGGGGCGACGCTGCCGGCTATAATAGTTATTTAACAAAGGCTTTACTGCGAAAAAAAGCTATCTTAAAATACTCATGGAGTGAAAAAAACGGATGGTTTATGGATTATAACTGGAAAGAAAAACACACAACGCCGGTTGAAACGCTTGCGGGCGTATTTCCGCTTGAGTTTAACATAGCCGGCGTAAAACAGGCAGAGCAGGTTGCCTCTAAATTAAAAAGCAAGTTCCTAAAGCCAGGGGGGCTGGTTACAACCATCAACCGCTCCGGACAGCAATGGGATAGCCCGAACGCCTGGGCGCCACTTCAGTATATGGCCATTGATGGGCTTAACAATTACCATCAAACAGGCCTGGCGCAAAGTATTGCCATTACCTGGATCCAAACTAATTTGCAGGTGTTTAATGAAACCGGCAAATTGATGGAAAAGTATAACGTTGTTGACACAAATGTTAAGGCCGGCGGCGGCGAATACCCCCTGCAGGACGGTTTTGGCTGGACGAACGGTGTGTTACTTAGTCTTCTTGATCGTTATTATCCTTCTCAATTATAATTGGTTATATAAATGTTTTAACTGATTTTAGGTAGTTGATGAATATTGCTATGTAAAATCGGTTTTTAATATTAATTTTAGAGCAAAGGTTTCAGGCCTTGTCAAACCAATTTTATTATGAGGATTTTTCTACCACTATTATTTCTGGTGATTTTTGTGTGCCCTGCATTTTCTGTTGGTAAAACCGACAGTCTCATAGCCGTTTTGAAGGTTGAACTCGCAAAACGGAAAATTTATGATAATCAAAAGGAACTACGCATTAAAAACCTGAAACAAAAATTGGCCGCTGCCGTGCCTAATGATTTTAACACGCAGTACGATATTTGCAACAGGTTATATGAGGAATATAAGGTTTACCAATTTGATTCGGCCTATGTTTATGCCCAAAAACTAATTGCTATAA
This genomic window contains:
- the treF gene encoding alpha,alpha-trehalase TreF, which produces MKKLLLTLSLIIAFIIVRSQNLTPRQLFPGLFESVQLSDIFPDNKTFVDATPKRDPAVIMKDYLAQKNKPGFDLKQFVTDNFDIPGGPKTIFKSDINTGIRKHIDTLWQVLYRRHDTVSKYSSLLPMPNDFIIPGGRFRETYYWDSYFTMLGLQESHQTKIIQNMIGNFAYMIDKYGFIPNGTRTYYLTRSQPPFFSMMLDVLAKDQGKQVLVKYQPELLKEYAFWMKGSAKLKPGQAYRNSVRMPGGEILNRYWDESDKPREESFKKDVNAAKLTKQDTNAFYRNIRAAAESGWDFSTRWMDTTGKLETIQTTFIIPVDLNCLLYHLELSIASSYQLRGDAAGYNSYLTKALLRKKAILKYSWSEKNGWFMDYNWKEKHTTPVETLAGVFPLEFNIAGVKQAEQVASKLKSKFLKPGGLVTTINRSGQQWDSPNAWAPLQYMAIDGLNNYHQTGLAQSIAITWIQTNLQVFNETGKLMEKYNVVDTNVKAGGGEYPLQDGFGWTNGVLLSLLDRYYPSQL